TCGTTGGCGCCGCAGGGCGTATTCGACCCTGAAATCCTCCGCGCGAAGCCGCGACGCGGCTGTCAGCATGGCGCGCGGATAGGAAGGTTCGCCGGGTTCCTGGATCACCCAGCAATACTCCCGGCTTTCGTCGCGCGTCGTCATCAACCCGCGCGCACGCAGCAACTCGCCGAGCACGACGTCGCCAAGGCCGAATCCGAGCGCCGGCAGGTCGACACCACCCACCGATGCCAGCAGGCCGTCGTAACGCCCGCCACCGCAGATGGCCCGGAACTCGCCGACCGCGTCGAACAACTCGAACACGATGCCGGTGTAGTACGCGAGACCGCGCACGATGGTAAGGTCAAATCGAATCCACTCTGCAACACCCAGCGCCTCGGCATGCGCGAGATACTCGGCAAAGTGCTCCACATGCGGCGCGACGATCGGCGAGGCGCCGTAGGTGTCGCGCATCGTCTCAAAATCGAGCGTGCCAAATCCGAGGACGGCGCGGCACGTCTCGGCGGCCAGTCCTGCGGCCAGCAGTTTCTCCGCCGAAACCTCGCGCGGCTGGCGATCCAGCTTGTCCAGTACGGCATATACGACCGTCCACGACGGCTCGGCGATGCCAAGGTGCGTCAAGAGCGCGTTGAGCAACCGCCGATCGCTGACGCGCGCCCGCACATCCGTCGACGCCAGTCCAAACGCCCGCATGATCTCAATCGCGATGGACAGGAGTTCGGCATCGGCCAGCACGTCCCCCTCGCCTACGATGTCGACATTGAGTTGGAAGTGCTCGCGCAAGCGTCCCTTCTGCGTCCGCTCGTACCGGAACAACTGCGGGATGCTGAACCAGCGCACCGGCTTGCGCAGCGCCTGTGCGCGCGCTCCCACCATGCGGGCAAACGTCGGGGTCATCTCCGGACGCAGGGCAACCGCGCGATCACCCTTGTCGACGAAGTTGTACAACTGCGTCACGATCTCGTCGCCGCTCTTCTGGGTGTACAAGTCGAGGGCTTCGAGCGGTGGCCCGTCATACTCCTGAAACGCATAGCGCCGCACGACGCGGCGCCAAGTCTCGAAGATGTGGGCTCGTTCAGCAAATTGCTCCGGGTAGAAGTCGCGGAATCCCGGTAATGGCTTCGGTGGCATCCGCGTAACCTACCGAGCCAACGGATCGACCTGCAACCGCTCCATGGCGTCTCCAACCGTGTGGAATGACCCGGTCACCAGAATGGTCGCTCCCGAGGTGTCGGCCAGACGCAGCGCCTCGTCGAAGTCGTCGATCCGCTCGGACGGTATGGACATCGAGCGCGCCCAGGTCTCCACCTCATTCAAGTCCCAGGCGCGAGATGCCGGTGCGGTCGGAGCCGATGTCAGGAACACGCGGTCCGCCACGGTTGCCACGGCCTGCAAAATCCCCCGCCAATCCTTGTCGCGCAGCACCGTGACCACCGCCACCACGGGCGACGGCAAGCCCGTGGCCCGCAGATTCGCGACGACGCTGGCGGCGCCATCCGCATTGTGTGCCACGTCAAAAAGCCACCGACCCCAATGATGGAACCGCCCCGCCAAACGCACTCCGGCCAAGCCGGTCTCTGCCTGATCCGCGATGCGCGCCCAGCGCTCGCCCGCCGACTCGAGCATGGCCAGCGCCACGGCAGTATTGTCGGCCTGAAAGGTCCCGACCAGCGGCGTCGTCAGACGCCGGATTCGGTCGGGAGTCTCCAGCGTAAAGGTGGTTCCCGTTTCGGCCAGCGACACGTCCCGCACCCGCCAGTCGAGGCCTGTCACACGAATTGGTGATGCCTCCGCGGCCACCGCCTGAGCGAACAGAATATCCCGAATCTCTGGACGGGTCTCACCAATGACTGCACCAGCATGGCGCTTGAAGATACCGGCCTTCTCAATGGCAATCTGTGGCAGCGAGTCACCGAGGAACTCCATGTGGTCAAAGCCGATCTGCGTGACACCGGCGGCAATGGGTTCAACCACGTTGGTGGCGTCCAGTCGGCCGCCAAGGCCCACTTCAACGATCGCCACCTCAGCACCGGCCTTGGCGAAGTACGACAGGGCCATGGCCGTCGTAGCCTCGAAGAAGGTCGCTCCCAACGCCGTCAACAGCGGTTCATTGGCATTCAACCAGGCCGTAATGTCGTGCTGTTGCATCGGCCGTCCATCGACCACGACCCGCTCGCTGAAATCGACGAGGTGGGGTGAGGTATAGCGCGCTACACGCAGCCCGGCATGTCGCATCAGCGCGTCCAGGGTGGCTACCGTGCTGCCCTTGCCGTTGGTGCAAGCGACATGAAATACCGGATACGCGCGCTGCGGATTCCCAAGGGCCTGCAACAGCGCGGCCACACGATCGAGTCCCAAACGCCACGCGCCGCCCGTGCGCGCGAACAGCTTGGCTAACGCCGCGTGGTAGGCCGCCGAGGCCTCTTCAGCAGGGGCCATAGCGTTCCCGGGTGGATGGGCTCCAGACCGGCGATGCGGGGCCAACGGATCGGTCGTCAGCTGTCCTGCGCGTGTCCGGTAGCCGCGGGACGGCCAGTCATGTGCCGAAGGAGTCGCGTAACCGTCGATCGCAGTTCCTTCCGGTGCACGACGCTATCGACCATCCCATGATCGACCAGGAATTCTGCCGTCTGAAAGCCCTCTGGCAAATCCTGCCCCAGCGTCTGCTTGATGACACGTGGGCCGGCAAACCCGATCACGGCGCCAGGTTCAGCAAGGATGGAGTCCCCCAGCATGGCGAAGCTGGCGCTCACTCCCCCGGTCGTCGGATTGGTCAAGATCGACACGTACGGAATGCGTCGTTCGGCCAGTTGCGACAGCACGGCCGCCGCTTTCGCCATCTGCATGAGCGAGAGTACGCCCTCCTGCATGCGCGCGCCGCCCGACGCCGAGATGATGACCAGTGGGTGTTTCTTCTCCAGAGAGCGCTGCCCAAGGCGAGCGATCTTCTCGCCCACGACCGAGCCCATTGATCCACCCATGAACGCAAAATCCATGATGCCAATCCCAACCGGCAGCCCCTCCATCAGCCCGGTGACTGTCAGGATCGCATCACTGTCCCCGGCACTGGCGACCGCGCGCTTGAGCCGCGCCGGATAGTCGGGAAAGCCCAACGGATCGACCGATCGGAGCTCACCGCCAATTTCGCCAATGGACGCTTCGTCCAGCAGCATGGTGGCGTAGTCCCAGGCACGCAGCCGCCGATGATAGTCGCATTCGGGGCACACGTTGAAATTCCGCAAGAACTTGGCGCGGATATCGGTGTGCCCGCACGCCTCGCACTTCTCCCACGTGTCCGGTGGGATCTCGAGCCGCTCGCGACGAGGCTGCCGCGGTTTCTTTTCTTTCCGGAACCAAGCCATAGGAGGCGTAAGATCGAAGGTCCGTCCCGTCGTGGCTAGGGCTTGCGCGTACTTGAGGCCGCCTATCCACCGTAACCGAAATCAAACCGAAAGGGTCGGCGCTCGGTGTGCAGGGGCACTGCCCTACAATCCCATGGCGTCCGGAAGACCTCGGCCTTCCGCCGAAATACGCAGCAGAACGGCGACTGATAGCCAGCTCACCAGCAGAAAGGAGCCGCCGTAGCTGAAGAACGGCAGTGGAATGCCGGTCACCGGCATCAGGCTCAGGGTCATGCCGATATTAATCGTGACGTGGATGACCCAGGCAGACATCAGGCCGAACGCCAGCAGACTGGGAAACGCATCGTTCGCCCGCGTGGCCACCCGCGTGCTGCGCAGGAACAGGGCAAGGAACAACGACAGCGCGACGGTGACGCCCACGAAGCCGAGTTCCTCACCCACGACGGAGAAGATGAAATCGGTGTGCCGTTCCGGGAGGAATTGCAGCCGCTTCTGACTGCCGAGTGTGAATCCCTGTCCGAACAACCCGCCGGAACCGATCGCCACCTTCGACTGCATGATGTGGTAGCCCGCGTTGCGCGGATCGAGGGTGGGATCGAGAAATACCAGCAGGCGGCCTCGCTGGTACGGCTTGAGCTTGTCCCAGAGAATGGGTGCGACGATACCCATCGCGACATTCGCCAGCATCAGTGCCACCCCTTCCAGCAGATAGGGGCGATGCCACAACATCAAGGCGAACAAGAGGAAGAACCAGGCGCCCCAGGCGCTGGTGCTGAACGCGAGGATCAAGCTGATGCCTGGACTGGCCAGCATCAGCAGCACCGGCCACGACACGCCCGCCCAGAACAGCATCGCGAAACAGATGCCGATGAACACGATGCCTGTACCAAGATCCGGTTGTGCCATCACCAGGATCCACGGTATGCCGACCACCAGCAACGGTCGCCACAGTTCCACCAATGCCCGTGGCGGCTCGCGTTGCGCCGCCAGCACACGCGCCAGCATCAGGGTGGTGGCCAGCTTGGCCAGTTCGGCCGGCTGCCCAATGCGTTTACCGCCAATCGTCAGCCATCCCTTCATGCTTTCGGCTGTGCCGGCCCCTGTGCCGATAAACAAGACCAGGACCAACAGCCCGCAACTCAACAAATACAGCGGCCACGCACTCCATTCCAGCAAGCGTACGGATCCGCGCGACACGACAAAGCAGGCAATCAACGAGATCGCGAAAAACCCGAGTTGTCGCTGCCAGAGGCGCGCCACGACACCGGCCGGCGCGTCCGTCTGGCCAGCCGAAAAGACCATGGCGATGCCGAACGCTGTCAACAACAGCGCCAGCACCAGCAGCGGGTAGTCGATCCCTTGTCGACGCAGCGGAAGTGCCACTAGTCGTTCGTGACGGATTTGAGGGTGAGGCCTTTGGTCTTCAGAAAACGCTCCATCATCTTGGTGGCGACTTTCGCCGCGGCCGATCCGTGCAGTCCTTCTTCCAGTATCACCGCCACGACGATCTTCGGATTCTCGGCCGGAGCGTAACCGACAAACCAGGCGTTGTCGGGGTGCGGCGGGTTTTGCGCCGTGCCCGTCTTGCCGGCAATCAACAAGCCCTGAATTTGGGCACCTGCCGCCGTGCCGCGCGAGACCACGTCGGCCAGCGCCATCTGCAGCCCCTCGAGTTTGTCCTTGTCGAGATTGAGAATCTGCGTGCGCACGGGTTCATGGGCCACAATCTGCGGTTCCGCCGCGGCGCCGTCGGTGGCCAGCGCGGTGTAGAACCGCGCCATGTTCAACGGCGTCTGCGAGTTGTTCGCCTGACCGATCGACAAACTCAGGACGACCGATGGATTCCATCCGCCCTTGCCGTACTTCTTGTTGAAATACTCGATGCCCTCCGGCCAGATCGGACGACTCTCGCTGGGCAGATCGATGCCGGTGCGTTCGCCGAAGCCCAGCTTGACGCCGCCCGCCAGCAAATTGGCCAGTTGGATCTTGAGTCCCAATTGGTAGAAGTACACATCGCACGACTTGGTGATGGCTTGCGCCAGCGTGACGTCGCCATGACCGCGTTTGTCCCAGCACTTGAACACGCGACCGTAGTAGTACCCGCCCGTGCATGGTTGTGGCATGTGCGATTCTATTGTGACGAGGTTGCGTTGGAGGCCGATGACGGCGGTGGCTAGCTTCCAGGTGGACGCCGGCGCATAGAGCCCTTGCAGCGCGCGGTTGGTCATCGGCCGCTTCGGGTCCGCCAGCAGGCTGGCGAAATACTTGGGCGGGACGCCACCAATGAACCGATTGATATCGTACGATGGCGCGCTGTACAGTGCGAGGACGCCGCCGGTTTGCGGGTTCAACGCGACCACGGCACCGCGCAACGAATCGCCAAAGTACTCGTGGGCGTATCGCTGCAAATCGAGATCGATGTTCGTGCGCAACGGCGGCGGGGCCTCCGGCGGTTCTTCCGCGCGGACGCCATTGTCGCGCACCACGCGATTCCGCGCATCGACTTCGACGTACCGGCGCCCTTCACGACCGCGCAACTGCTCCTCGTATTGCTTCTCCAGCCCCTGCTTGCCGATCTGTTGCCCCGCTTTATAGCCAGCGTAGGCAGGCAACGTCAGCTCCCGTTCGGAAATCTCGCCCGTATAGCCAATCAGCGCCGCCATCGCTTCGGCATCCGGATAGTACCGTTTTGGCGAACTCTGGATGATCAACCCCGGGAACTCCACGCGGCGTTCTTCGAGCACCGACACCACCTGGAACGAAGCGTCGTTGAAGATCACCGCCGGGCGCTGCGGGGACCGGCGAAAGCGGCCAACGGCGAGTTCCTGCTGCGCCGAATCAATCGGCACGATCTTCGCCAGCGTGGTCAGCGCCGAACGCAGCGAGTCCTCCGTGGGACTCAGGATGAGCACGCGGTATCCCGGCAGATTCTCCGCGATGATCTCGCCCTGACGATCGTAGATGATGCCGCGGGCGCCCGGCAAGGGGACCTCGCGCAACCGGTTGTTTTCCGATTGCAGCTTGTACTGCGCGTTCTGCAACACCTGCGTGCGAAAGAACGCCGCGCTGAGCGCCAGGAACACCATGAACAGAACACCACGGGCGACGCGCGCACGCCGCAGCACCTCGTTCGGATGGTAGCTCACGACCGGAGGCTCACCCGGTGACGGGCCGGTACAGCGGCTTGAACAACGTCAGCAGAATCACGGCCACAGCGGCCGTGAGCGCCGCCGACAGCGGCGTCCAGAGCAACAACTGCACCACCAGCTGCATACCGCGGACGCCCCCACTGACACTGGCGTAGACAACATCGAAGGCCACCTTGCCGACGAAAACGAAGAGACCGGTGAGCGCGACATGATCGGCGAAGAACACCGCTTTGACGCGACTGGCCGCGAAGGCCACAGCCACGAGTGACAATGCCGCGGCCCCAAACGATCCCGGAGCCAGCGCGTCCACAGTGAATCCCGCCGCGAGGCCGAGCAACGCGGCCAATCCCGGGCGGACTCGCACAGCCGAGAACAAGATGGCAATCAGGAGAAAATCGACGTTGGCGCGCGACGCGAAGAGCGGCCTGATGGCAAAGTGCGCCGCGACCAGCAGGAGGAATCCGAGCCACGCGCCGGCGGCAGCGGCGAGGCCGGACGGTGGCTGCGCGGTGGCCATGATCAGCGATCCTCGCGCAGGGGTGGCGGTCCGCTGCGTGATGTCGGCGGCGGCACGGTGGGCACGCGGGGACGCGACGAATCGGCGCGCGCGCGACGCACGCTGTCGGCTTTCAGGCTGTCGGCGCGTGTGAGCGGCGCGCGCACCACCGGTGCGGCGCCACGCAACGTGTCGCGCGAGACACTGTCGGCAAACGCGGAGTCGAGTGCGGCGCGCCGCGCGGCCAGTTCATCAAGCGCCGATTTGCGCGCCACGGAATCGCCCGCGGCCGCGATGGCGCGCGCCGCACTGTCGGCGGACGCCACGTTGATCCAGACCTGACTCACCCCTCGCGCGCCGCGGTCTGCGCGCAGCACCAGCACGGGCCCGATGGCCGCTGGCAGGACCGCCGGCATGAGCAGATACGTGCGCGCCCATTTCTCCGGCGTCGAGATCTCCCCCATGACAATGCCGACGGGAATGCCGCGCGGATACGTCGTGCCCAATCCCGAACTGACAATCACCGCTCCGGAATCCAGCTTGTCGCGAAACGGCACGCCCTTCAACTCCAGCATCAGGCGCTCCGCCCCACTCCCCAGATGCGGCTGCACAATGCCGAACGCGCGATTGTCCACGCTCATGGCACTGACGCGAAAACTGGGATCGGCCCAGGTGATCGCGAACGCGGTGTTGGCGTCGACGCGCTCGACCATGCCCACCAGACCGTCCGCCGTCACCACCGGCGCGAACGCGGCGATGCCGGCATTGGATCCGACATTCAGCGTGAGCGTGAAGTCATCATCCACGCCGCGCCGTGGCAGCACATCGGCCACCACAAATCCATCGGCCAGCCGGGCGGACAATCCCATCAGCCGCCGCATGACGGTATTCTCGTCGACAATCGCGCGAAGACTCAACGCCTCGGTTGCCGCCTGCCCACGCGTCGCCAGCAGTTCATCGCGTGACGCGATGGCCGCCCGCACGCGGGACGCGCGACTCTCCAAGCCTACCAACGGCGCCAGCACGGTTCCACGCAATGCGCTCGCGACGCTGTCGCGGAATCGCCGCGGCATGACGAGGGCGATGATCGCGCACGCGACACAGGCCAACAACAGCCCGTTGTCGAACCGCACTCCGCGATACGCGGATCCGCCGCGGACACCGCGAGCCACCGCGCCGTCAGGTCGTGAGGACCGACCAGTACTTCTCTTCGTCGTCGAGAATCTTGCCGGTGCCGCGCACCACGCACGTCAGCGGATCCTCATCGACATGGATCGGCAGCCCCGTTTCCTGACTGAGCAACACATCAAGGCCGCGAATCAGCGCCCCGCCGCCCGTCATGACGATGCCGCGATCCACAATATCCGACGCGAGTTCCGGCGGCGTGATCTCGAGCGCGCGGCGCACGGCATCGACAATCTGCTGGATCGGCTCCTGCACCGCTTCGCGAATCTCACTCGAATGCACGCGCACGGTCTTCGGAATGCCGGACACCAGATCCCGCCCCTTGACTTCCATCTCGCGCTCATCGCCAACCGGGTACGCGGACCCGATCTGAATCTTGATCTGCTCCGCCGTGGGTTCGCCGATCAACAGATTGTAGTTCTTGCGCATGAATTGGACGATGCTCACGTCGAGCTCGTCGCCACCGGTGCGAATGGACGTGTCGCTCACGATCCCGGACAGGGCGATCACGGCAATCTCGGTGGTCCCACCGCCGATATCGATCACCATGTTCCCCGTTGGCGACTCCACCGGAAGCCCAACACCAATCGCGGCGGCCATCGGTTCAGTCACCATGAACACTTCCTTGGCACCGGCCCCGAGCGCCGAATCACGCACCGCGCGCTTCTCCACTTCCGTGATGCCCGACGGCACACACACGATGACACGCGGCTTCACCTTGAAGACATGCTTGTCAATCACGAGTGTGAGGAAATACCGCAGCATCTTTTCCGTGACGTCGAAGTCCGCGATCACGCCGTCCTTCATGGGACGGACGGCCATGATACCTTCGGGTGTCCGGCCCAGCATGCGCTTCGCTTCGAGTCCAACCCCGCGGATTTTCTTGGTTTCGCGATCCAGTGCCACCACCGACGGTTCATTGAGCACGATGCCTTCGCCCTTCACGTAGATGAGGGTGTTGGCCGTGCCAAGATCCACCGCGATGGCGTTCGCCGGGAACAGCGAATTCGCCTTATTGAAGGGCCAGAACATCCAGAAAGGGCTCGCCGGCGCCAGGCGCCGAATGGGGGACAATCGTCGGGACTCTCGCCATAAGGTATCGGTTTACACGAGAGCGAACAAGCTGTTGTGATAGCGTGACCTAGCGCACGTTGTCACACCCCGACGACACGGGCCGTCACGCACGACCCGTGTCCGCCGGAACGTTACTCGAGAAAGCTTGATGGCTCGGTAAAGGCCATACCGAATGCGTCGGACACGCCCTGATACGTGAGCTGTCCGCCGCTCATGTTGAGCCCCTTGAGCAGCGCGCCGTTCTCCTTGAGCGCGCGCATCCACCCCTTGTTGGCCAGCTGCAGCGTGTACGGCAACGTGGCGTTGGTCAGGGCAAGGGTCGACGTCCGCGGCACGGCACCCGGCATGTTGGCGACCCCATAGTGGATAATGCCGTCCACGACATACGTCGGGTTCTCGTGCGTGGTCGCGTGGATGGTCTCGATGCAGCCACCCTGATCGACCGCCACGTCCACGATCACCGCCCCCGGACGCATACGCTTGAGATCTTCCCGGCGCACCAGCTTCGGGGCCTTGGCGCCCGGAATCAATACCCCGCCGATCACCAGATCACAGGTTGAGATTTGCTCCAGAATGTTGTGTCGATTGGAGTGTACCAGTTGCACATTGGCCGGCATGACATCCGACAGGTACCGCAGACGCTCCAGCGACAGATCGAGCACGACCACCTTCGCACCGAGACCGGCCGCCATCTTGGCGGCGTTGATGCCCACCACACCACCACCGAGGATCACGACCTTGGCCGGTGCGACCCCGGGAACGCCTCCCAACAGCACGCCGCGCCCGCCGTACAGCTTCTCCAGGTACTTGGCCCCTTCCTGAACGGCCATCCGGCCCGCGACTTCGCTCATGGGGGTGAGCAGCGGCAGCT
This genomic window from Gemmatimonadaceae bacterium contains:
- the hisS gene encoding histidine--tRNA ligase, translating into MPPKPLPGFRDFYPEQFAERAHIFETWRRVVRRYAFQEYDGPPLEALDLYTQKSGDEIVTQLYNFVDKGDRAVALRPEMTPTFARMVGARAQALRKPVRWFSIPQLFRYERTQKGRLREHFQLNVDIVGEGDVLADAELLSIAIEIMRAFGLASTDVRARVSDRRLLNALLTHLGIAEPSWTVVYAVLDKLDRQPREVSAEKLLAAGLAAETCRAVLGFGTLDFETMRDTYGASPIVAPHVEHFAEYLAHAEALGVAEWIRFDLTIVRGLAYYTGIVFELFDAVGEFRAICGGGRYDGLLASVGGVDLPALGFGLGDVVLGELLRARGLMTTRDESREYCWVIQEPGEPSYPRAMLTAASRLRAEDFRVEYALRRQRGDRQREVAKKAGARFTVEVSHSDDDAIRVSVMERGQEPKGFENLEDAIQVLKQLSGRRDE
- a CDS encoding bifunctional folylpolyglutamate synthase/dihydrofolate synthase; translated protein: MAPAEEASAAYHAALAKLFARTGGAWRLGLDRVAALLQALGNPQRAYPVFHVACTNGKGSTVATLDALMRHAGLRVARYTSPHLVDFSERVVVDGRPMQQHDITAWLNANEPLLTALGATFFEATTAMALSYFAKAGAEVAIVEVGLGGRLDATNVVEPIAAGVTQIGFDHMEFLGDSLPQIAIEKAGIFKRHAGAVIGETRPEIRDILFAQAVAAEASPIRVTGLDWRVRDVSLAETGTTFTLETPDRIRRLTTPLVGTFQADNTAVALAMLESAGERWARIADQAETGLAGVRLAGRFHHWGRWLFDVAHNADGAASVVANLRATGLPSPVVAVVTVLRDKDWRGILQAVATVADRVFLTSAPTAPASRAWDLNEVETWARSMSIPSERIDDFDEALRLADTSGATILVTGSFHTVGDAMERLQVDPLAR
- a CDS encoding acetyl-CoA carboxylase carboxyltransferase subunit beta, with translation MAWFRKEKKPRQPRRERLEIPPDTWEKCEACGHTDIRAKFLRNFNVCPECDYHRRLRAWDYATMLLDEASIGEIGGELRSVDPLGFPDYPARLKRAVASAGDSDAILTVTGLMEGLPVGIGIMDFAFMGGSMGSVVGEKIARLGQRSLEKKHPLVIISASGGARMQEGVLSLMQMAKAAAVLSQLAERRIPYVSILTNPTTGGVSASFAMLGDSILAEPGAVIGFAGPRVIKQTLGQDLPEGFQTAEFLVDHGMVDSVVHRKELRSTVTRLLRHMTGRPAATGHAQDS
- the rodA gene encoding rod shape-determining protein RodA, whose protein sequence is MALPLRRQGIDYPLLVLALLLTAFGIAMVFSAGQTDAPAGVVARLWQRQLGFFAISLIACFVVSRGSVRLLEWSAWPLYLLSCGLLVLVLFIGTGAGTAESMKGWLTIGGKRIGQPAELAKLATTLMLARVLAAQREPPRALVELWRPLLVVGIPWILVMAQPDLGTGIVFIGICFAMLFWAGVSWPVLLMLASPGISLILAFSTSAWGAWFFLLFALMLWHRPYLLEGVALMLANVAMGIVAPILWDKLKPYQRGRLLVFLDPTLDPRNAGYHIMQSKVAIGSGGLFGQGFTLGSQKRLQFLPERHTDFIFSVVGEELGFVGVTVALSLFLALFLRSTRVATRANDAFPSLLAFGLMSAWVIHVTINIGMTLSLMPVTGIPLPFFSYGGSFLLVSWLSVAVLLRISAEGRGLPDAMGL
- the mrdA gene encoding penicillin-binding protein 2, coding for MSYHPNEVLRRARVARGVLFMVFLALSAAFFRTQVLQNAQYKLQSENNRLREVPLPGARGIIYDRQGEIIAENLPGYRVLILSPTEDSLRSALTTLAKIVPIDSAQQELAVGRFRRSPQRPAVIFNDASFQVVSVLEERRVEFPGLIIQSSPKRYYPDAEAMAALIGYTGEISERELTLPAYAGYKAGQQIGKQGLEKQYEEQLRGREGRRYVEVDARNRVVRDNGVRAEEPPEAPPPLRTNIDLDLQRYAHEYFGDSLRGAVVALNPQTGGVLALYSAPSYDINRFIGGVPPKYFASLLADPKRPMTNRALQGLYAPASTWKLATAVIGLQRNLVTIESHMPQPCTGGYYYGRVFKCWDKRGHGDVTLAQAITKSCDVYFYQLGLKIQLANLLAGGVKLGFGERTGIDLPSESRPIWPEGIEYFNKKYGKGGWNPSVVLSLSIGQANNSQTPLNMARFYTALATDGAAAEPQIVAHEPVRTQILNLDKDKLEGLQMALADVVSRGTAAGAQIQGLLIAGKTGTAQNPPHPDNAWFVGYAPAENPKIVVAVILEEGLHGSAAAKVATKMMERFLKTKGLTLKSVTND
- the mreD gene encoding rod shape-determining protein MreD, whose translation is MATAQPPSGLAAAAGAWLGFLLLVAAHFAIRPLFASRANVDFLLIAILFSAVRVRPGLAALLGLAAGFTVDALAPGSFGAAALSLVAVAFAASRVKAVFFADHVALTGLFVFVGKVAFDVVYASVSGGVRGMQLVVQLLLWTPLSAALTAAVAVILLTLFKPLYRPVTG
- a CDS encoding rod shape-determining protein MreC is translated as MARGVRGGSAYRGVRFDNGLLLACVACAIIALVMPRRFRDSVASALRGTVLAPLVGLESRASRVRAAIASRDELLATRGQAATEALSLRAIVDENTVMRRLMGLSARLADGFVVADVLPRRGVDDDFTLTLNVGSNAGIAAFAPVVTADGLVGMVERVDANTAFAITWADPSFRVSAMSVDNRAFGIVQPHLGSGAERLMLELKGVPFRDKLDSGAVIVSSGLGTTYPRGIPVGIVMGEISTPEKWARTYLLMPAVLPAAIGPVLVLRADRGARGVSQVWINVASADSAARAIAAAGDSVARKSALDELAARRAALDSAFADSVSRDTLRGAAPVVRAPLTRADSLKADSVRRARADSSRPRVPTVPPPTSRSGPPPLREDR
- a CDS encoding rod shape-determining protein, translated to MFWPFNKANSLFPANAIAVDLGTANTLIYVKGEGIVLNEPSVVALDRETKKIRGVGLEAKRMLGRTPEGIMAVRPMKDGVIADFDVTEKMLRYFLTLVIDKHVFKVKPRVIVCVPSGITEVEKRAVRDSALGAGAKEVFMVTEPMAAAIGVGLPVESPTGNMVIDIGGGTTEIAVIALSGIVSDTSIRTGGDELDVSIVQFMRKNYNLLIGEPTAEQIKIQIGSAYPVGDEREMEVKGRDLVSGIPKTVRVHSSEIREAVQEPIQQIVDAVRRALEITPPELASDIVDRGIVMTGGGALIRGLDVLLSQETGLPIHVDEDPLTCVVRGTGKILDDEEKYWSVLTT
- the ald gene encoding alanine dehydrogenase encodes the protein MRIGVPKEIKTNENRVALVPAGAEALAAGGHQVFIETGAGVGSGFEDEDYRFVGATIVPDAATAWGNADLLLKVKEPIAPEWGFLRKDLTLFTYFHFAADETLTKAHLASGATCIAYETVELPNRELPLLTPMSEVAGRMAVQEGAKYLEKLYGGRGVLLGGVPGVAPAKVVILGGGVVGINAAKMAAGLGAKVVVLDLSLERLRYLSDVMPANVQLVHSNRHNILEQISTCDLVIGGVLIPGAKAPKLVRREDLKRMRPGAVIVDVAVDQGGCIETIHATTHENPTYVVDGIIHYGVANMPGAVPRTSTLALTNATLPYTLQLANKGWMRALKENGALLKGLNMSGGQLTYQGVSDAFGMAFTEPSSFLE